The Fusobacteriaceae bacterium genome window below encodes:
- a CDS encoding TRAP transporter small permease subunit codes for MKKIYAAFCKIEVVLCCAGFMFLIAFVFLSAILRMFRVSLSWNIDLAMLLLAWTAFMGADIAWRSGQLVGIDLFTRNFPERVQRGVEILIYVIILITMAVIFIFGMRLAWTERVRTYQSMPIPYSLVTLGLALPAASMVISTILKIRGAVGRYGQTGGGR; via the coding sequence ATGAAAAAAATCTACGCGGCCTTTTGCAAGATTGAGGTCGTTTTGTGTTGCGCGGGCTTCATGTTTCTGATTGCCTTCGTCTTTCTATCGGCCATATTGCGCATGTTTCGGGTATCTCTTTCCTGGAATATCGACCTGGCCATGCTGCTCTTGGCCTGGACGGCCTTTATGGGGGCCGATATCGCCTGGCGGAGCGGGCAGTTGGTGGGGATTGATCTCTTTACCCGGAATTTTCCCGAACGCGTGCAAAGAGGCGTCGAAATCCTGATTTACGTTATCATTCTCATTACGATGGCCGTGATCTTTATTTTCGGCATGCGCCTCGCCTGGACCGAACGGGTCCGGACCTACCAGTCCATGCCGATCCCTTACTCATTGGTCACGCTGGGATTGGCGCTTCCGGCCGCTTCCATGGTCATCTCGACAATCCTCAAAATCCGCGGCGCCGTCGGGCGTTACGGCCAAACGGGAGGTGGGCGATAG